A window from Solea senegalensis isolate Sse05_10M linkage group LG15, IFAPA_SoseM_1, whole genome shotgun sequence encodes these proteins:
- the mcm8 gene encoding DNA helicase MCM8, whose product MFTSCKKKIQCDHCQRWYHSYCVGQLGETMSGEESRRGSWRGGSGGWRGRGGGSSGWRGGKGSVGGGGLNNTFCTQRALCQTTLDALCPYKGWTLYFTEGFIESSPSVEKIKVFAKYFTSKIHLYDKDEIERHGSVLVDYADLIRDKIVHKALPDLMTELKEQPELILNCLGLAIHQVLTVDLEKQAAELQGEELPVASPIINIPHISARLYNYEPLTPLRTLRASVFGRLVCVKGTVVRVSNIRPLCTRMAFRCQSSHTMSLPLQHGKYATPTKCIQPDCRSHSFIPCRSSPLTHTVDWQIIKVQELMGGEQRETGRIPRTVECQLTSDLCDSCVPGDTVTVTGIVRVTNDGSSRRNKDQCMFLLYLEATSVSNSKGQQSKSSQGSRGSDEVHAAGEEFTLKELYAIQEIQSQPHLLRLIVHSLCPVIYGHLLVKAALALTLFGGRQKHTDKNSVPVRGDPHILMVGDPGLGKSQMLQAVCNVAPRGIYVCGNSTSTSGLTVTLSRDAGTGDYALEAGALVLADQGLCCIDEFDKLGNQQQALLEAMEQQSVSLAKAGIVSSLPARTSVVAAANPVGGHYNRCKTVCENLKMGSALLSRFDVVFLLLDIPDESHDRRLSEHVMANRVGKGRTSSAVVARTDNQLDTSILLEHSDLPLSERLQVPAGETVDAIPACLLRKYISYARQYVRPVLSPEAAQILQDFYLSLRAQAHSADATPITTRQLESLIRLTEARARLDLRETATKSDAEDVVEIMKHSLADTYSDGLGNLDFERSQLGSGMSQRGAAKRLINALHAQAQRTGQKQFDLQTLRSMANRLNIKVMDFEALVSSLNEQGFLLKKGAKLYQLQTV is encoded by the exons ATGTTCACGAGTTGCAAAAAGAAG ATCCAGTGTGACCACTGTCAACGATGGTACCACAGCTACTGTGTTGGCCAACTGG GGGAAACTATGAGTGGAGAGGAATCCAGGAGAGGCTCATGGAGGGGTGGAAGTGGAGGatggagaggcagaggaggaggaagt agtggttggagaggaggaaaaggttcagtaggaggaggaggattgaaCAATACCTTTTGCACTCAAAGAG CTCTGTGTCAAACTACTCTCGATGCATTGTGTCCATACAAAGGATGGACACTGTACTTCACTGAAG GATTCATAGAGAGCTCACCTAGTGTGGAGAAGATAAAAGTCTTTGCGAAATATTTCACTTCCAAGATTCACCTGTATGACAAG GATGAGATTGAGCGTCACGGGAGTGTTTTGGTGGATTATGCAGACTTGATCAGAGACAAGATCGTGCATAAAGCCCTTCCTGACCTAATGACAGAGCTGAAGGAACAGCCAGAGTTGATACTGAACTGTTTGGGATTGGCTATTCACCAg gtgttgACTGTAGATTTGGAGAAACAGGCTGCTGAGTTGCAAGGGGAAGAGCTTCCTGTTGCTTCACCAATCATCAACATCCCTCATATTAGTGCAAG GCTGTACAACTATGAACCGCTGACTCCATTGCGGACATTGCGTGCCAGTGTGTTTGGACGACTGGTGTGTGTGAAGGGAACGGTGGTCAGAGTGAGCAATATCAGACCTCTTTGTACCAGGATGGCTTTCAGATGCCAGAGCTCGCACACAATGTCTCTGCCACTGCAGCATGGGAAATACGCTACACCTACTAAA TGTATCCAGCCGGACTGTCGCAGTCATTCCTTCATCCCCTGCCGCAGTTCTCCTCTTACACACACAGTCGATTGGCAGATCATCAA GGTTCAGGAGTTGATGGGCGGAGAGCAAAGAGAGACTGGACGAATCCCACGCACCGTCGAGTGTCAACTGACCTCCGACCTCTGTGACAGCTGCGTCCCTGGAGACACAGTTACTGTAACAGGAATAGTCAGAGTCACCAATGATG GTAGTTCCCGCAGGAATAAGGATCAGTGCATGTTCCTACTCTACCTTGAAGCAACTTCAGTCAGTAATTCTAAAG GTCAGCAGTCCAAGTCAAGCCAGGGATCGAGAGGGTCCGATGAAGTTCATGCTGCGGGGGAGGAGTTCACCCTGAAGGAGCTGTATGCCATCCAGGAGATTCAGTCACAACCTCACTTGTTGAGGCTCATAGTGCA CTCTTTGTGTCCTGTCATCTATGGTCATCTG ctgGTTAAAGCTGCGCTTGCATTGACTTTGTTTGGAGGccgacagaaacacacagataagAACAGCGTTCCAGTCAGAGGAGACCCACACATCTTGATGGTGGGAGACCCTGGACTGGGAAAGAGTCAGATGTTACAG GCAGTCTGTAATGTGGCTCCCAGAGGAATTTACGTATGTGGCAACAGTACCAGCACCTCAG GTTTAACAGTGACTTTATCCCGAGATGCAGGAACAGGGGATTATGCTCTGGAGGCTGGAGCTTTGGTGCTGGCTGACCAAG GCTTGTGCTGCATTGATGAGTTTGATAAGTTGGGCAACCAGCAACAGGCTCTTTTGGAAGCCATGGAGCAGCAGTCAGTGAGTCTGGCAAAGGCTGGAATAGTTTCCTCGCTACCTGCCAGAACGTCAGTTGTAGCTGCGGCGAATCCTGTAGGAGGACATTACAACAGATGCAAgactgtgtgtgaaaatctgAA AATGGGCTCAGCTCTCCTCTCTCGCTTTGACGTCGTCTTCCTTCTCCTGGACATCCCGGATGAGTCACATGACCGACGCCTGTCAGAGCACGTCATGGCAAATAGGGTAGGAAAAGGCCGAACCAGCAGTGCCGTAGTCGCCAGGACTGACAATCAGCTGGACACCTCCATCCTGCTGGAACACTCGGACTTGCCGCTGTCTGAGCGTTTGCAG GTTCCTGCAGGTGAAACTGTAGATGCCATTCCGGCCTGCTTGTTAAGGAAGTACATCAGCTACGCTCGTCAGTACGTCCGTCCTGTGCTCTCTCCTGAAGCAGCACAAATACTTCAGGACTTCTACCTGTCACTCAGAGCTCAGGCTCACTCTGCTGATGCCACGCCCATCACCACACGGCAACTGGAGTCCTTAATTAGATTAACTGAG GCGAGAGCCAGATTGGACCTCAGAGAAACAGCTACCAAGAGTGATGCTGAGGATGTGGTGGAGATCATGAAACACAG tCTGGCTGATACATATTCAGATGGTCTGGGCAATCTGGACTTTGAACGTTCTCAGCTTGGCTCGGGCATGAGTCAGCGCGGCGCAGCAAAACGACTGATCAACGCACTGCACGCACAAGCACAGAGGACCGGTCAGAAGCAGTTTGACCTGCAGACGCTTCGATCTATGGCCAACAGACTGAACATCAAG GTGATGGATTTTGAAGCTCTGGTGAGTTCTCTGAATGAACAGGGTTTTCTACTGAAGAAAGGAGCCAAGCTGTACCAGCTGCAGACAGTTTGA